The proteins below come from a single Jaculus jaculus isolate mJacJac1 chromosome X, mJacJac1.mat.Y.cur, whole genome shotgun sequence genomic window:
- the LOC123456728 gene encoding E3 ubiquitin-protein ligase RNF185-like isoform X1, which produces MASKGPSASASPENSSSGDPSGSSKGPGENGGQDSTFECNVCLDTAKDAVISLCGHLFCWPCLHQGGFQGFGFGDGGFQMSFGIGAFPFGIFATAFNIKDGRPPPAVPGTPQYVDEQFLSRLSLFVALVIMFWLLIA; this is translated from the exons ATGGCAAGCAAAGGGCCCTCGGCCTCCGCGTCTCCTGAAAATTCCAGCTCAGGGGATCCCAGCGGGAGTAGTAAGGGCCCTGGCGAGAACGGAGGGCAGGACAGCACCTTTGAGTGCAACGTATGTCTGGACACAGCCAAGGACGCCGTCATCAGCCTGTGTGGCCACCTCTTCTGTTGGCCGTGTTTACATCA AGGGGGATTTCAAGGATTTGGATTTGGAGATGGTGGATTCCAGATGTCATTTGGAATTGGGGCATTTCCATTTGGTATATTTGCCACAGCATTTAACATAAAGGATGGACGGCCTCCCCCAGCTGTCCCTGGGACACCCCAGTACGTGGATGAACAGTTCCTGTCACGCCTTTCCCTGTTTGTAGCCCTGGTGATCATGTTCTGGCTCCTGATTGCCTAG
- the LOC123456728 gene encoding E3 ubiquitin-protein ligase RNF185-like isoform X2, with product MASKGPSASASPENSSSGDPSGSSKGPGENGGQDSTFECNVCLDTAKDAVISLCGHLFCWPCLHQWLETRPNRQVCPVCKGGISRDKVSPLYGRCSTSQQDPREKTPPRPQGHRPEPENRGGFQGFGFGDGGFQMSFGIGAFPFGIFATAFNIKDGRPPPAVPGTPQYVDEQFLSRLSLFVALVIMFWLLIA from the coding sequence ATGGCAAGCAAAGGGCCCTCGGCCTCCGCGTCTCCTGAAAATTCCAGCTCAGGGGATCCCAGCGGGAGTAGTAAGGGCCCTGGCGAGAACGGAGGGCAGGACAGCACCTTTGAGTGCAACGTATGTCTGGACACAGCCAAGGACGCCGTCATCAGCCTGTGTGGCCACCTCTTCTGTTGGCCGTGTTTACATCAGTGGTTAGAGACCAGACCTAACAGGCAGGTGTGTCCAGTTTGCAAAGGGGGCATCAGCCGAGACAAAGTCAGCCCACTCTATGGCAGGTGCAGCACCAGTCAGCAGGACCCCAGAGAGAAGACCCCTCCTCGTCCTCAAGGCCACAGGCCAGAGCCGGAAAATAGAGGGGGATTTCAAGGATTTGGATTTGGAGATGGTGGATTCCAGATGTCATTTGGAATTGGGGCATTTCCATTTGGTATATTTGCCACAGCATTTAACATAAAGGATGGACGGCCTCCCCCAGCTGTCCCTGGGACACCCCAGTACGTGGATGAACAGTTCCTGTCACGCCTTTCCCTGTTTGTAGCCCTGGTGATCATGTTCTGGCTCCTGATTGCCTAG